In Toxoplasma gondii ME49 chromosome VIII, whole genome shotgun sequence, a single genomic region encodes these proteins:
- a CDS encoding molybdopterin converting factor, subunit 2 protein (encoded by transcript TGME49_273350): MMAGQNESDRASRPPLGGNTQRNREERGGKDAEEHTQNGEVENRRDSDGRNWDKTHELEEVGALNEEEAVLASEDGRDRVVITAQPLRLETVFAFVQSSFCGATSVFVGTTRATSALGTSSGSTSRTCLRASLALADEPFPSSAFCDSSPSSSDNIVNSSPRHQTSKGAISASGSFVPCQNPRTNSPVSDASTSHSSFSQPPGVTSQIHPHLSLPRIAFSSDPHIVDSVHSRASPDSIACRQPSPPSCQLAESQLEKGIVTECPLGKGVELSSSGERGKSSNESEVTDTESNAKDVQREAERQAVEALQGHREGCRNQEQEQPFQREDDEAVYDVVALDLECYTSMAIKGLLAICSTARQSFPQVERIAVSHRKGRVAVGDPALIVCTSSPHRSACMGACSLVVELVKHHLPFWKEEILLKRAKGHDKQTTGNDNSRACRSIDKGDALAHGIRGFNHSSDTIESATERRRVPGTFLLPLPCVRTSLYPT; the protein is encoded by the exons ATGATGGCGGGACAGAACGAATCTGACCGTGCGAGTCGGCCACCGCTGGGAGGGAACACACAACGAAAtagagaagaacgaggcggAAAAGATGCTGAGGAGCATACACAAAACGGAGAGGTAGAGAACCGCCGAGACAGTGATGGGAGAAACTGGGATAAAACACATGAACTGGAAGAAGTCGGAGCCttgaacgaggaagaagctgttCTGGCAAGTGAAGATGGACGAGATCGCGTTGTCATCACGGCGCAGCCTCTACGCTTGGAAACAGTTTTCGCATTCGTCCAAAGTTCGTTCTGTGGAGCTACGTCTGTATTTGTCGGTACAACTCGAGCTACTTCAGCTCTGGGTACCTCTTCTGGTTCAACCTCGCGTACTTGTCTACGGGCGTCGCTTGCCCTTGCTGATGagccgtttccttcctcggcGTTTTGTgattcttcgccttcttcatcaGACAACATAGTCAACAGCTCACCTCGACATCAAACCAGCAAGGGGGCAATATCGGCCTCCGGCTCGTTTGTGCCATGCCAAAATCCGCGAACGAACTCTCCTGTCTCAGACGCCTCCACCTCTCATTCTTCCTTCAGTCAACCACCCGGTGTTACGTCTCAAATTCATCCGCATTTATCCCTCCCTCGCATCGCTTTTAGCTCTGATCCTCACATTGTAGATTCTGTGCACAGTCGGGCCTCCCCAGATTCCATCGCCTGTCGTCAGCCGTCACCGCCGTCCTGCCAGCTCGCAGAGTCCCAGCTGGAGAAGGGAATTGTGACAGAGTGCCCTTTAGGAAAAGGGGTGGAACTTTCGAGCtcgggagaaagagggaagtcCTCGAATGAAAGTGAAGTTACAGATACGGAATCAAATGCGAAAGACGTTCAAAGGGAAGCAGAGCGGCAAGCAGTGGAGGCGCTACAGGGCCACAGAGAAGGATGCAGAAACCAAGAGCAAGAGCAGCCGTTCCAGAGGGAAGATGATGAAGCGGTCTATGACGTTGTTGCTCTGGATTTAGAATGTTATACATCCATGGCTATCAAGGGTCTTCTTGCCATCTGCAGCACTGCACGACAGTCGTTTCCTCAAGTGGAGAGAATTGCAGTCTCTCATAGAAAGGGTCGGGTCGCTGTAGGAGATCCAG CTCTGATTGTCTGCACATCGTCGCCACACCGGAGTGCATGTATGGGAGCCTGCTCCTTGGTGGTCGAGCTCGTGAAGCATCATCTGCCGTTTTGGAAGGAGGAAATACTCTTGAAACGGGCTAAAGGGCATGATAAGCAGACCACAGGAAATGACAACTCGAGAGCGTGCAGGAGCATTGACAAGGGAGATGCTTTAGCTCACGGCATCCGCGGATTTAACCACTCATCGGATACGATCGAGTCAGCaacggagagacggagagttCCGGGTACATTCCTGCTGCCCCTGCCTTGTGTTCGTACTTCTCTATATCCGACGTGA
- a CDS encoding hypothetical protein (encoded by transcript TGME49_273340~Signal peptide predicted by SignalP 2.0 HMM (probability 0.993) with cleavage site probability 0.815 at residue 24), with translation MRGSLAAFGVTVAICLPGLGLVQSWRVPRVTAGEETPALRDAANTRGEKEFSGTPTRLPNVDAHREEAVSPVTGDFDNLVSEDDIMALVDLLERTRQELLTKLSEMEARKNAVAVADNLLARILARKEFVRIKGILGRGTQHAKSIGSKLKRQVTGIPKSKKYLWIKQQLRRSSSSLKEFLLSVKASAEEELLRLKNKVEESANNER, from the coding sequence ATGCGTGGTTCACTGGCAGCTTTCGGGGTAACCGTAGCCATCTGTCTTCCAGGACTAGGGCTTGTTCAGTCGTGGCGTGTGCCGCGAGTCACAGCTGGAGAGGAAACCCCGGCTTTGAGAGATGCTGCGAACAcgcgcggagagaaggaattCTCCGGCACACCCACGCGGTTGCCAAACGTCGATgcccacagagaagaagcggtgTCTCCCGTGACAGGTGACTTTGACAACCTTGTTAGTGAGGACGACATAATGGCTCTGGTCGATCTTCTCGAGCGCACACGCCAGGAACTACTGACGAAATTGTCCGAGATGGAAGCACGCAAAAATGCAGTTGCCGTTGCAGACAATCTGTTAGCTAGAATCCTCGCTAGAAAGGAGTTCGTGCGGATCAAGGGAATACTCGGCCGAGGCACACAACATGCGAAGTCGATCGGTTCAAAGCTGAAAAGACAAGTGACAGGCATTCCCAAATCCAAAAAGTACCTTTGGATTAAGCAGCAACTTCGTCGATCGTCATCAAGCCTTAAGGAATTCCTCTTGAGCGTGAAAGCcagcgcagaagaagagctttTGCGGTTGAAAAACAAGGTTGAAGAGAGCGCGAACAATGAGAGGTGA